From Alosa sapidissima isolate fAloSap1 chromosome 7, fAloSap1.pri, whole genome shotgun sequence, the proteins below share one genomic window:
- the LOC121712825 gene encoding homeobox protein Hox-C4a-like isoform X3, with protein MIMSSYLMDSNYIDPKFPPCEEYSQNSYIPDHSPEYYNRARDTGYQHHHQELYPPRSSYQERQYSCPSIPEPETQRGHGLPLSGHLLAGKGQPASCEPQLPMSPSTPPAASAACNQATPEHPNSTASAKQPVVYPWMKKIHVSTGRKLVSFCAPSSALILLHLPLSACLTPYNPYLLSSPCYDRIEAFEMAQLRWIYDSALRIPITMERKPSGLELLTPASRF; from the exons ATGATCATGAGCTCGTATTTGATGGACTCTAACTACATCGATCCGAAATTTCCTCCATGTGAGGAATATTCGCAAAATAGCTACATCCCAGACCATAGTCCCGAATATTACAACCGCGCGAGGGACACTGGCTACCAGCATCACCACCAGGAGTTATATCCTCCACGGTCAAGCTACCAGGAGCGACAGTATAGCTGCCCAAGCATCCCTGAGCCCGAGACCCAAAGAGGACATGGACTACCACTCTCTGGGCACCTGCTCGCAGGGAAGGGGCAACCTGCCTCATGTGAACCCCAGTTACCTATGTCCCCATCCACACCACCGGCTGCCTCTGCCGCCTGCAACCAAGCCACACCGGAGCATCCAAACAGCACAGCCTCTGCCAAGCAGCCCGTAGTATACCCATGGATGAAGAAAATTCACGTCAGCACCGGTAGGAAACTTGTGTCTTTCTGTGCTCCATCCAGCGCTCTCATCCTCCTACATCTCCCCCTTTCTGCCTGTCTCACTCCCTATAACCCATATCTCCTCAGCAGCCCCTGCTACGATAGGATAGAAGCCTTTGAAATGGCACAACTGAGGTGGATTTACGACTCGGCTTTG CGAATCCCAATTACAATGGAGCGGAAGCCAAGCGGTCTAGAACTGCTTACACCCGCCAGCAGGTTTTAG